One segment of Nostoc piscinale CENA21 DNA contains the following:
- a CDS encoding tetratricopeptide repeat protein: MKQEIYKAISLLGTFIILSGTSFACTNNSPQTSSNSEKVENLYYQGLEKVKKGNLKEAVKDFDEALRLNPKYAEAYNNRGNTYFVLGDQQQAIQNYNQALKFNPNLAEAYYNRGYAYHRLGQTEKAIKDYNETLRLNPNYLPAYGNRAIVRSRLGDNQGAIEDYSQVLRFKPDIAEVYYNRGATRFQLRDKQGALKDLQKAAQIFSKQKNKTGYEKTQQLLSKLAQ, translated from the coding sequence ATGAAACAAGAAATTTATAAAGCCATCTCTTTGTTAGGAACTTTCATTATTCTTAGTGGAACGTCCTTTGCTTGTACTAACAACTCACCACAAACTTCCTCAAACTCAGAAAAAGTTGAGAATCTTTACTATCAAGGGTTAGAAAAGGTAAAAAAAGGAAATTTAAAGGAGGCAGTTAAAGACTTCGATGAAGCACTACGGTTAAATCCTAAATATGCAGAAGCTTACAACAATCGTGGTAATACTTACTTTGTCTTAGGCGACCAGCAACAAGCCATTCAAAACTACAATCAGGCTCTAAAATTCAATCCTAATCTAGCAGAGGCTTACTATAATCGTGGTTATGCTTACCATAGGCTAGGCCAAACAGAAAAAGCTATTAAAGACTATAACGAGACTTTACGACTCAATCCTAACTATCTTCCAGCCTACGGTAATCGGGCAATTGTACGCTCTCGGTTAGGAGATAATCAAGGAGCAATAGAGGATTACAGCCAAGTTTTACGTTTCAAGCCAGATATTGCCGAAGTTTATTATAACCGAGGAGCTACCCGTTTTCAGTTGAGAGACAAGCAGGGCGCACTTAAAGATTTACAAAAGGCGGCACAAATTTTTTCTAAACAGAAAAATAAAACTGGATATGAAAAGACACAACAACTTCTTAGCAAACTTGCACAGTGA
- a CDS encoding aldo/keto reductase, producing the protein MQISRELSLSKMGCGTWAWGNQLLWGYNENMDEQLQAVFNLCVSNGVTLFDTGDSYGTGRLNGRSELLLGRFSQEYQGLNQDKICIATKLAAYPWRWTSQSMIKACQSSAQRLGRNVDLVQMHWSTANYAPWQEKGLLEGLADLYEQGLVKGVGLSNYGPKRLKIVHQRFAERSVPISTLQVQYSLLSTYPVTQLGLKDVCDELGIKLIAYSPLALGILTGKYSKTGTFPKGIRGLLFRQLLPGVRSLLACLQEIAQSRNKTMSQVAINWCICKGTIPIPGAKSLAQAQENIGALGWELDAGEITELDKAASSTDKVMVQNIFQTK; encoded by the coding sequence ATGCAAATCAGTCGAGAACTATCCCTGTCAAAAATGGGTTGCGGAACTTGGGCTTGGGGAAACCAACTGCTGTGGGGATACAACGAAAATATGGATGAGCAGCTACAGGCTGTGTTTAACTTGTGTGTCAGTAATGGTGTAACTTTATTTGACACTGGTGATTCTTACGGTACTGGGAGACTAAATGGACGTAGTGAGTTACTCTTGGGGCGTTTTTCTCAAGAGTATCAAGGTTTAAACCAGGACAAGATTTGCATTGCAACAAAGCTGGCTGCGTATCCTTGGCGATGGACAAGCCAGTCGATGATTAAAGCTTGTCAGTCTTCCGCCCAGCGTCTAGGTAGAAATGTTGATTTAGTACAAATGCACTGGTCTACAGCTAATTATGCACCTTGGCAAGAAAAAGGTTTGTTGGAGGGTTTGGCTGACCTTTACGAACAAGGTTTGGTTAAAGGTGTTGGGCTGTCGAATTATGGGCCAAAACGCTTAAAAATAGTGCATCAAAGATTTGCTGAACGAAGTGTGCCAATTTCTACCTTGCAAGTTCAGTATTCTTTGTTATCTACTTATCCGGTAACGCAACTAGGGCTAAAAGATGTGTGTGATGAATTGGGTATTAAATTAATTGCTTACAGTCCTTTGGCTTTGGGGATATTAACAGGTAAATATTCAAAGACAGGGACTTTCCCCAAAGGTATTCGTGGGTTGTTATTTAGACAGTTATTACCAGGAGTGCGATCGCTGTTAGCATGTTTACAAGAAATCGCCCAATCTCGCAATAAAACTATGTCACAGGTAGCCATTAACTGGTGTATCTGCAAAGGTACTATTCCCATCCCTGGTGCAAAATCTCTCGCCCAAGCACAGGAGAATATTGGTGCGTTAGGTTGGGAACTCGATGCTGGTGAAATAACAGAGTTGGACAAAGCTGCCAGCAGTACAGATAAAGTGATGGTGCAGAATATTTTTCAGACTAAGTGA
- a CDS encoding response regulator produces the protein MSNFGTFTVLRPHSLLKQLSHSVETTCLQAFSNLVTWLIYLEQGNITYATNSVEPFDRLERHLRRLNFLSSEIRVELRMNFEADVFNHAIADSNDLSTQPADYQAIHWLINEGYLDDAQATILIQELVKEVMESFLLVKTGTYALSNATQTVTKICRLDVEKTLEICHIRLQNWQSFAPQISSPYQRPYLLINRNFHSKNLPPLPRELTAWMKGFSLRHLAVIMNQDEMQLVQHLYPHIVQGGVIMHEPDPPFDQLPKYQPEVSGSARYTTALLNRQFIDTVVEPSNRYLDVETALAVEDFNLVVRSPQATSPSIHNLQELTIPNTINSAPERVTTTTVTAKKTYKIISVDDSPTILKEISRFLESENFSVVTIDDPLKAVMSIIRHKPDLILLDLNMAGIDGYELCKIIRNNSMFKHTPIIFVTGNKGIVDKVKAKLVGASGYLTKPFTRAELLKLVFMHLA, from the coding sequence ATGTCTAATTTCGGTACATTTACAGTTTTACGTCCTCATAGTTTATTAAAACAACTGTCTCATAGTGTCGAAACTACTTGTTTACAAGCATTTAGTAACTTAGTAACATGGCTAATTTATTTAGAACAGGGAAACATCACCTACGCGACCAACTCAGTTGAACCCTTTGATAGATTAGAACGCCATCTGCGCCGCCTGAATTTTCTCAGTAGCGAAATTCGCGTAGAATTACGCATGAATTTTGAAGCTGATGTGTTTAATCATGCAATTGCTGATAGCAACGATTTATCAACTCAGCCTGCTGACTATCAAGCAATTCATTGGCTAATTAATGAAGGTTATCTGGATGATGCACAAGCGACAATTTTGATTCAAGAACTTGTCAAAGAAGTGATGGAATCATTTTTATTGGTAAAAACAGGTACTTATGCTTTAAGTAATGCAACCCAAACAGTGACAAAAATTTGTCGCCTGGATGTAGAAAAAACTCTAGAAATTTGTCACATTAGACTACAAAATTGGCAATCTTTCGCTCCCCAAATTTCTTCACCTTATCAGCGTCCGTACCTGTTAATTAACAGGAATTTCCACAGCAAGAACTTACCGCCATTACCACGAGAATTAACAGCTTGGATGAAAGGGTTTAGCCTGCGACATCTGGCGGTAATTATGAATCAAGATGAAATGCAACTGGTTCAACATTTATACCCTCATATTGTGCAAGGAGGGGTAATTATGCACGAACCAGATCCACCATTTGATCAATTACCAAAGTATCAGCCAGAAGTTTCAGGATCTGCTCGATATACAACAGCATTACTCAACAGACAATTCATCGACACAGTAGTAGAACCCAGTAATCGCTATCTGGATGTAGAAACGGCTCTGGCTGTCGAAGATTTTAACCTTGTGGTGCGATCGCCACAAGCAACCTCACCATCAATTCACAATCTTCAGGAATTAACAATACCAAATACCATAAACTCTGCGCCCGAAAGAGTAACGACTACTACCGTCACCGCCAAAAAGACTTATAAAATCATTTCTGTGGATGATAGCCCGACAATTCTCAAAGAAATTAGTCGTTTTTTGGAAAGTGAGAATTTTTCTGTAGTGACAATTGATGATCCACTCAAAGCTGTAATGTCAATTATTCGTCATAAACCAGACTTAATTTTGTTGGATCTCAATATGGCTGGAATTGACGGTTATGAATTATGCAAAATAATTCGGAATAATTCTATGTTTAAACATACTCCGATTATTTTTGTCACAGGTAATAAAGGAATTGTTGATAAAGTCAAAGCTAAATTAGTCGGAGCCTCTGGTTATTTGACTAAACCTTTTACCCGTGCAGAACTGCTGAAACTTGTGTTTATGCACTTAGCTTGA
- a CDS encoding vWA domain-containing protein — MQDTLTLDEVVEFAENPEPRCPCVLLLDTSGSMQGEPIEALNQGLLSLKDELVKNSLASRRVEVAIVTFDSQVNVVQDFVTADQFNPPILTAQGLTSMGAGIHKALDMVQERKSLYRSNGIAYYRPWVFMITDGEPQGEQEHLVAQAAQRVQGDEANKRVAFFSVGVENANMTTLNQLAVRTPLKLRGLNFVEMFMWLSASMAAVSHSQVDEQVALPPIGWGSI; from the coding sequence ATGCAAGATACATTAACCCTAGATGAAGTAGTAGAATTTGCGGAAAATCCCGAACCCCGTTGTCCTTGTGTATTGTTACTAGACACATCTGGTTCAATGCAAGGCGAACCCATAGAAGCATTAAATCAAGGTTTGCTGAGTTTAAAAGATGAATTAGTCAAAAATTCCTTAGCATCTCGTCGGGTTGAAGTAGCAATAGTTACTTTCGATAGCCAAGTAAATGTCGTCCAAGACTTTGTAACCGCCGATCAATTTAACCCGCCAATTCTCACCGCCCAAGGACTCACCAGCATGGGTGCAGGCATTCACAAAGCCTTAGACATGGTGCAAGAGCGCAAATCCTTATATCGGTCAAACGGCATTGCTTACTATCGCCCTTGGGTATTCATGATTACCGATGGTGAACCACAAGGTGAACAAGAACATTTAGTAGCCCAAGCTGCCCAAAGAGTTCAAGGAGATGAAGCCAACAAGCGCGTAGCCTTTTTCTCTGTAGGTGTAGAAAATGCCAACATGACAACGCTCAATCAGTTAGCTGTGAGGACACCACTGAAATTGCGCGGATTAAACTTTGTGGAAATGTTTATGTGGTTGTCAGCGAGTATGGCGGCTGTTTCTCACTCCCAAGTGGATGAGCAAGTAGCCTTACCACCCATTGGCTGGGGTTCCATTTAA
- a CDS encoding PP2C family serine/threonine-protein phosphatase has translation MNTSKQISHWRVVAASVCGTSHIRNKQLCQDAHNWQLLPDNILVAAAADGAGSASQGKIGAMVATEAAVEHLSHKEVSRAVLADDLDVQSLLSDALLAAKKAVEAEAAACSQQPQDLATTLIITIATPEMVAAAQIGDGMAVAKNRQGNLIALTIPNNGEYINETTFLTSLDAIDTAQMRLWREEIVNVGILTDGLQMLALNMVVGEPHKPFFFPLFDFIENAEDKSLAKEQLVRFLGSERITQRTDDDLTLIIAAFNRS, from the coding sequence ATGAACACATCAAAACAGATTTCTCATTGGCGGGTAGTCGCCGCATCTGTATGTGGTACTAGCCACATCAGAAATAAGCAGCTGTGTCAGGATGCTCACAACTGGCAGCTATTGCCAGACAATATATTAGTAGCCGCAGCAGCAGATGGCGCAGGTTCTGCCAGTCAGGGGAAAATTGGCGCAATGGTGGCGACAGAAGCAGCTGTAGAACATTTATCGCACAAAGAAGTCTCTCGCGCTGTTTTAGCTGATGATTTAGACGTGCAATCTTTGTTGAGTGATGCCTTGCTGGCTGCCAAAAAAGCCGTAGAAGCAGAAGCCGCAGCTTGTAGCCAGCAGCCCCAAGATTTAGCAACTACCTTAATAATCACCATCGCTACACCAGAAATGGTAGCAGCAGCCCAAATCGGTGACGGGATGGCAGTCGCAAAAAATCGTCAAGGAAATTTAATTGCACTAACCATACCCAATAACGGAGAATATATCAACGAAACGACTTTCTTGACTTCCTTAGATGCTATAGATACAGCCCAAATGAGATTATGGCGTGAAGAAATAGTCAACGTTGGTATCCTCACCGATGGACTACAAATGCTGGCTTTAAACATGGTTGTTGGCGAACCTCACAAACCCTTCTTTTTTCCTTTGTTTGACTTTATCGAAAACGCCGAGGATAAGTCATTAGCGAAAGAGCAACTCGTGAGGTTTTTAGGTTCTGAGCGGATAACACAACGTACCGACGATGATTTAACACTAATTATTGCTGCCTTCAACCGCTCATAA
- a CDS encoding tetratricopeptide repeat protein, whose translation MKVLRCLPQPEIINLSVSLGRGGEACVYAVPSDGDLVAKVYHKPTANHAKKLQAMLANPPENPTANLGHISIAWPQELIKIADGSKTVIGFIMPRIRGMRPIIDFYNPRTRRQHCPLFNYQYLVRTARNLAAAFAALHSSGYCVGDVNESNILVSDTALVSLVDTDSFQVPDFNNNLVYRCAVGKPEFTPPELQNKVFAQHDRTVYHDSFGLAVLIFQLLMEGTHPFSGIFQGTAEPPAYEARIAAGHFTYSQNHQVPYLPTPIAPPWEMLHPSLQELFIQCFETGHNNPQLRPNAQTWLSALTEAEDALITCTTNPQHRYSNHLHSCPWCERTLRLGGRDPFPSQRAIENREHLRPATIPTRRYNQPHRLPQPVMSFAKGNSWQANNQPNYFPYQRRKVSKIYPIVLGCLGLGMLGYLDVMVKFTRPLVSQNAYTQQTLMTHTAPSRQVLSFADYYKQGHAAYQVRDYKQAVESFTKAIQEEPKYAKSFINRGNARYNLKDYEGALADYTKALEINPQEVKAFVNRGNARYMLAEYSNDPDREYHLAIADFNNAIRLNIKEAEAYIRRGIVRSQIAKYSGESLKEFQQAVADFSEAIKLNASKAEAYFQRGSVYYQMAQYSTEYAQQYQNAIADFDQALKLNEKLAKVYLKRGMVRYEIAQYGGKEADKNNQKAVEDLQVAAKLALEQEDTENYQQALSSMCVIIESQCNALLQSSSAWGTVGTN comes from the coding sequence ATGAAGGTACTACGTTGTCTTCCCCAGCCAGAAATTATCAACCTCAGCGTTAGCTTAGGACGAGGTGGTGAAGCCTGTGTTTATGCAGTGCCATCTGATGGCGATTTAGTGGCGAAGGTGTATCACAAACCTACAGCCAATCACGCTAAAAAACTGCAAGCCATGTTGGCTAACCCACCAGAAAACCCGACAGCTAATTTGGGGCATATTTCCATTGCTTGGCCACAAGAGTTAATCAAAATAGCAGATGGGAGTAAAACTGTCATTGGCTTTATCATGCCTCGGATTCGCGGGATGCGGCCAATTATTGACTTTTACAACCCCAGAACCCGTCGCCAGCACTGCCCGTTATTCAACTATCAATATTTAGTGCGGACAGCGCGGAATTTAGCGGCGGCTTTTGCAGCCCTGCACAGTAGTGGTTATTGCGTGGGTGATGTCAACGAGTCCAACATCTTAGTCAGCGACACAGCACTGGTGAGTTTGGTAGATACTGACTCTTTCCAAGTGCCAGATTTCAACAATAATCTTGTCTACCGTTGTGCAGTGGGTAAACCAGAGTTTACTCCACCAGAACTCCAAAACAAAGTCTTCGCCCAACACGATCGCACAGTTTATCATGACTCATTTGGTTTAGCAGTACTGATCTTCCAATTATTAATGGAAGGGACACATCCTTTTTCTGGGATTTTTCAAGGCACTGCCGAACCACCAGCTTACGAAGCCCGCATTGCGGCGGGACACTTCACCTACAGCCAAAACCACCAAGTTCCCTACCTGCCGACTCCCATTGCACCGCCTTGGGAAATGCTGCATCCTAGTTTGCAGGAATTGTTTATCCAGTGTTTTGAAACTGGCCACAACAACCCGCAGTTACGTCCCAATGCTCAAACTTGGTTGTCTGCCCTGACGGAAGCTGAAGATGCTTTAATTACTTGCACTACCAATCCTCAGCATCGCTACAGCAATCATTTGCATAGCTGTCCTTGGTGTGAACGGACTTTGCGTTTAGGCGGACGAGATCCTTTTCCCTCACAACGGGCAATTGAAAATCGAGAACATCTCAGACCAGCCACCATCCCCACCAGACGCTACAATCAGCCTCATCGCTTACCGCAGCCAGTCATGTCATTTGCTAAGGGTAATTCCTGGCAAGCAAATAATCAGCCAAATTATTTTCCTTATCAACGGCGTAAGGTATCAAAAATTTACCCGATTGTTTTAGGTTGTCTGGGTTTAGGGATGTTGGGTTATTTGGATGTGATGGTGAAATTTACCCGTCCGTTGGTGTCACAAAATGCCTATACTCAGCAGACATTGATGACACATACAGCACCAAGTCGGCAGGTGTTAAGTTTTGCTGATTACTACAAACAAGGTCATGCGGCTTACCAAGTGCGGGACTACAAGCAAGCAGTTGAAAGTTTTACCAAAGCTATCCAAGAAGAACCAAAATACGCCAAATCTTTTATTAACCGAGGTAATGCTCGTTACAATCTTAAAGACTATGAAGGGGCATTAGCAGACTATACGAAAGCGTTGGAAATTAATCCCCAGGAAGTGAAAGCTTTTGTGAATCGCGGTAATGCTCGTTATATGCTGGCTGAGTATAGCAACGATCCAGATCGAGAATATCATCTAGCGATCGCAGATTTTAACAATGCTATCCGCCTCAATATCAAAGAAGCCGAAGCATATATCCGTAGAGGGATTGTGCGATCGCAAATCGCCAAGTACAGTGGTGAATCTCTCAAAGAGTTCCAGCAAGCAGTAGCCGATTTTTCCGAGGCGATTAAACTCAACGCCTCCAAAGCCGAAGCTTATTTTCAACGCGGTTCGGTATATTACCAAATGGCACAATACAGCACCGAATACGCCCAACAATACCAAAATGCGATCGCCGACTTTGACCAAGCATTAAAACTTAACGAAAAACTGGCGAAAGTCTATCTCAAACGCGGTATGGTGCGCTATGAAATCGCTCAATACGGTGGTAAAGAAGCAGACAAAAATAACCAAAAAGCCGTCGAAGATTTACAAGTAGCCGCCAAACTTGCTTTAGAACAAGAAGATACAGAAAATTATCAACAAGCACTCAGCAGTATGTGTGTGATTATTGAAAGCCAATGTAATGCTTTACTGCAAAGTTCTAGTGCTTGGGGAACTGTAGGGACAAATTAG
- a CDS encoding HAD family hydrolase, producing the protein MYYLTLAPISQAASSCWSNIRLIATDMDGTLTKEGKFSTALLQALEELTASGIEVLIVTGRSAGWVSGISSLMPVAGAIAENGGIFYPKGSEQPIALTAIPDLTLHRQQLAAVFAELKQKFPQIQESADNRFRLTDWTFDVADLTLEELQTLGNLCQSMGWGFTYSTVQCHIKPQGQDKAVGLLQVLQTHWPDYSPIQVVTVGDSPNDESLFAAHDFPVSVGVANILKYANRLQHRPIYVTSAAEAAGFCELANYILKSSTQPE; encoded by the coding sequence ATGTATTATTTGACTCTGGCTCCCATATCTCAAGCTGCATCTAGTTGCTGGAGTAATATCCGCCTAATTGCTACTGATATGGATGGGACTCTGACCAAGGAAGGGAAGTTTTCTACTGCATTATTACAAGCGTTAGAAGAGTTAACAGCATCTGGAATTGAGGTATTAATTGTAACAGGGCGTTCGGCGGGGTGGGTAAGTGGGATTAGTAGCTTAATGCCAGTTGCAGGCGCGATCGCTGAAAATGGTGGTATCTTCTATCCCAAGGGTAGTGAACAGCCCATTGCTTTAACTGCAATTCCTGACTTAACATTGCACCGTCAACAATTAGCAGCCGTTTTTGCTGAATTAAAACAGAAATTTCCCCAAATTCAAGAATCTGCGGACAATCGTTTTCGCCTCACAGATTGGACATTCGATGTCGCTGATTTAACTTTAGAGGAATTACAAACTTTAGGTAATCTCTGTCAATCAATGGGGTGGGGATTTACTTACAGTACAGTACAGTGTCATATCAAACCCCAAGGTCAAGATAAGGCTGTGGGTTTATTACAAGTATTACAAACACATTGGCCTGACTATTCACCCATACAAGTTGTTACTGTTGGCGATAGTCCAAATGATGAAAGTCTATTTGCAGCACATGATTTTCCTGTTTCTGTGGGTGTAGCTAACATTCTAAAATACGCCAATCGGCTACAACATCGACCAATTTACGTCACTAGTGCAGCTGAAGCCGCAGGATTTTGTGAGTTAGCAAATTATATTTTAAAATCGTCTACTCAGCCAGAATAA
- a CDS encoding PEP-CTERM sorting domain-containing protein, translating into MKSLLLGIGATLFFASNAHAANLIYDEADPVNGDLSGDNLNPTLVNLSVGSNQISGSTTGNPNLDRDFFTFTIPVGRQLSQVILTNYVGLDGTGANQGFLAVQRGSSITSLTNNPPLLGAALIGAAPGTLVGDNVLDDVGTATSIQGNSFVGFRSGRLGPGTYTFWIQETAGGIQNYTLDFVTTVPEPSTILGIGAVMGLGTLIKRKKRGQRATVDQ; encoded by the coding sequence ATGAAAAGTTTATTGCTGGGAATAGGAGCTACCTTGTTTTTTGCTTCCAATGCTCATGCAGCCAACCTCATCTATGATGAAGCTGATCCTGTTAATGGTGACTTGTCTGGCGACAACTTAAACCCAACATTAGTGAATCTTTCAGTTGGTTCTAACCAAATTAGTGGCTCTACCACTGGTAATCCCAATCTTGACCGAGATTTCTTTACCTTTACTATTCCTGTTGGCCGTCAACTGAGTCAAGTTATCTTAACTAATTATGTTGGGCTAGATGGCACAGGGGCAAATCAAGGATTTTTAGCAGTCCAAAGAGGTTCTAGTATTACCAGCCTAACTAATAATCCTCCATTACTGGGTGCAGCTTTAATTGGTGCAGCGCCTGGAACCCTAGTAGGTGATAATGTCTTAGACGATGTAGGTACAGCAACATCCATTCAAGGAAACAGCTTTGTGGGTTTTCGTAGCGGTAGACTTGGCCCTGGGACTTACACTTTCTGGATTCAGGAAACTGCTGGTGGGATACAGAACTATACTTTAGATTTTGTTACCACAGTTCCAGAACCATCAACTATTTTAGGTATTGGTGCTGTGATGGGTTTGGGTACTTTAATCAAAAGGAAGAAGCGTGGGCAGAGAGCTACAGTAGATCAATAA
- a CDS encoding alpha/beta hydrolase: MKKLLKYLGLGLLSTVLSAAPSWGAERISLFYPPFGEFSLSTDALETFAKEGKITGELDIYAQRATPEQLAQLRELLQQRFSATPTLVSQFTYSPIGEQVVQRLGELLLTESRQNGFYAVRAALILAAADPKEGLTVVNIIRKFPSPTIKLNFSEGIKIVNNLSELLKDRDAVVAYLQQQAIAETSNANIDFSQKPDLRQPGKLQFQKLYFELNDAKRDRRLPLDVYIPKVTTQTPFPLIVISHGLASDRYALAYLAEHLVSYGFAVAVLEHPGSNAQRFQKYFAGLAGPPQPREFIDRPLDVKFVLDELQRLDTSNPQLRGKLNFQEVGAIGHSFGGYTVLTLAGAKLNFTQLRRDCYPNRSLNLSLLLQCQAAELSPTDYALQDPRIKAVMAINPINSSVLGENGISQIKVPAMIVTGSQDIFAPAIPEQIRPFTWLTEPNKYLVLIENATHFSALQESAPENNVLPVPTGLLGPDPAPVYSYLKALSVAFMETNLLNNAEYRSYLQPSYAQYINQAPLNITLLSNLSTEQLAQALKNGTNKK; encoded by the coding sequence ATGAAAAAACTGCTGAAATACCTGGGCTTGGGGCTATTATCCACTGTTTTATCAGCTGCTCCTAGCTGGGGAGCCGAACGCATTAGCTTATTTTATCCCCCTTTTGGAGAATTTTCGTTATCTACAGATGCACTAGAAACCTTCGCCAAAGAAGGTAAAATCACTGGAGAGTTAGATATTTATGCCCAGCGTGCCACACCAGAACAACTGGCGCAACTAAGAGAACTTTTACAACAGCGATTTAGTGCCACACCTACTTTAGTATCACAGTTTACTTATTCCCCAATCGGAGAACAAGTTGTACAACGTTTAGGAGAATTATTACTCACAGAATCGCGTCAAAATGGTTTTTATGCTGTGCGGGCGGCTTTGATTTTAGCTGCGGCAGACCCTAAAGAAGGTTTAACTGTTGTCAACATAATACGTAAGTTTCCTTCGCCCACCATTAAATTAAATTTCTCCGAAGGAATTAAGATAGTCAACAATTTATCGGAATTGCTCAAAGATAGAGATGCAGTTGTGGCATATTTGCAACAACAAGCGATCGCTGAAACTAGCAATGCAAACATAGATTTTTCGCAAAAGCCAGATTTACGCCAGCCAGGGAAATTGCAGTTTCAAAAACTATACTTTGAGTTAAATGATGCAAAACGCGATCGTCGTCTGCCACTAGATGTTTACATACCAAAAGTCACAACCCAAACACCTTTTCCCTTAATTGTGATTTCTCATGGTTTAGCCTCAGACCGCTATGCTTTAGCTTATCTAGCAGAACATTTAGTTTCCTATGGTTTCGCCGTCGCTGTATTAGAACACCCTGGTAGTAACGCCCAACGCTTTCAAAAATACTTTGCTGGTTTAGCAGGGCCACCACAACCGCGAGAATTTATCGACCGTCCCTTAGATGTCAAGTTTGTGCTTGATGAACTCCAACGTTTAGATACATCTAATCCTCAGCTGCGAGGAAAACTCAACTTTCAGGAAGTTGGAGCCATTGGACATTCTTTTGGTGGTTATACAGTATTGACTTTAGCCGGAGCTAAACTGAACTTTACTCAGTTGCGTCGAGATTGTTATCCCAATAGATCCTTGAATTTATCTTTATTGCTGCAATGTCAAGCTGCTGAATTATCCCCAACAGATTATGCACTACAAGATCCGCGAATTAAAGCTGTGATGGCGATTAATCCAATTAACAGTTCGGTTTTAGGCGAAAATGGGATCAGTCAAATCAAAGTTCCCGCAATGATTGTCACGGGTAGCCAAGATATTTTTGCCCCCGCCATTCCCGAACAAATTCGTCCCTTTACTTGGCTCACTGAACCTAACAAATATCTAGTGTTAATCGAAAATGCTACGCATTTTTCCGCACTACAAGAATCTGCTCCAGAAAATAATGTTTTACCTGTACCAACCGGATTATTAGGGCCAGATCCAGCCCCCGTTTATTCATATTTAAAAGCCTTAAGTGTCGCTTTCATGGAAACCAATCTCTTAAATAATGCAGAATATCGCTCTTATTTGCAACCATCGTATGCTCAATACATTAATCAAGCTCCTCTCAATATCACTTTGTTAAGTAACCTGAGTACAGAACAATTAGCACAGGCTTTAAAAAATGGCACAAATAAAAAATAA
- the ilvC gene encoding ketol-acid reductoisomerase, translating into MARMYYDEDANLDLLAGKTIAIIGYGSQGHAHALNLKDSGLNVIVGLYPGSKSAQKAEAAGLTVKNVADAAKAADFIMILLPDEVQKTVYKNEIEPNLEAGNVVAFAHGFNIHFGQVVPPADVDVVMVAPKGPGHLVRRTYEQGQGVPALFAVYQNASGQARDRAMAYARGIGGTRAGILETTFREETETDLFGEQAVLCGGLSALIKAGFETLVEAGYQPELAYFECLHEVKLIVDLVVEGGLATMRDSISNTAEYGDYTRGPRVVNEQTKAEMRKILREIQSGQFAREFVLENQAGKPGFTAMRRQEAEHPIEVVGKDLRAMFSWLKKV; encoded by the coding sequence ATGGCCCGGATGTACTATGACGAAGATGCCAATTTAGACCTTTTGGCTGGAAAAACTATTGCTATTATCGGCTATGGTTCCCAAGGTCATGCTCATGCCCTGAACTTAAAAGATAGCGGTTTGAATGTGATTGTAGGGCTATATCCGGGCAGTAAGTCAGCACAAAAAGCTGAAGCTGCTGGCTTAACCGTGAAAAATGTGGCCGATGCAGCCAAAGCGGCTGACTTCATCATGATTTTGTTACCTGATGAAGTACAAAAAACAGTTTACAAAAACGAAATTGAACCTAATTTAGAAGCCGGAAATGTTGTAGCTTTTGCCCACGGCTTTAATATTCACTTTGGGCAAGTTGTACCACCTGCTGATGTAGATGTGGTTATGGTAGCACCCAAAGGCCCTGGTCATTTAGTGCGCCGGACTTATGAACAAGGACAAGGCGTACCTGCGTTGTTTGCGGTTTATCAAAATGCTAGTGGTCAGGCACGCGATCGCGCTATGGCTTACGCTAGAGGTATTGGTGGTACCCGTGCTGGTATCTTGGAAACCACCTTCCGCGAAGAAACCGAAACTGATTTGTTCGGCGAACAAGCAGTATTGTGTGGTGGTTTGAGTGCCTTAATCAAAGCTGGTTTTGAAACTTTAGTCGAAGCTGGTTATCAGCCCGAATTGGCTTATTTTGAATGTCTGCATGAAGTTAAATTAATTGTTGACTTGGTTGTAGAAGGCGGTTTAGCCACAATGCGCGATAGCATCTCCAACACCGCAGAATATGGTGATTATACTCGTGGCCCCAGAGTGGTTAACGAACAAACCAAAGCCGAAATGCGGAAAATTCTCCGCGAAATTCAATCAGGACAATTCGCTCGTGAATTCGTTTTAGAAAATCAAGCCGGTAAACCAGGATTTACCGCTATGCGTCGTCAAGAAGCAGAACACCCCATTGAAGTAGTTGGTAAAGACCTACGGGCAATGTTTAGCTGGCTGAAAAAAGTCTAA